The sequence below is a genomic window from Clostridium sp. BJN0001.
AAAAAATAATCAAATCCTATACCAGAATACTCAAGATCTATTTGAGACATTTCAATATATCCATTTTTCATTTTCTCAAAAAAATCTGATTCCTGAATATAATCATTACTATATGATATTAACTGGTTATCAAAAATTCCACTGTTTTTTTCATTTTTCTCTGTAACTATCTTTTTCAACGACATATTAGATGACATAATTATTCCTCCACTCAAATATTCTATATTTGATTATAAGACAAATAATTACAATTTGCAAAAAAAACTCGTCCCTTTTCTACTATTTTTTTGATAATTACATAATATTTAGAGTTTAAATGTAAAATTTTTGATAACTTTATGTATATACCTCCTATACAAACTACTTTATAAAACATGGATAAATATTAAATTAAAATAAATCACTATCTAACTCTTTTTCTATTTTGAAATTAGTATACCTAATTATTATTCTTTCGTTCTTATTTTCATCTGTGATTATAAGCATTTCAGGTGATTTTGTATTTTTATCTATATAAAGTTTAGCCACATAAAAATATGAATTTTTACTGTTATAGTTTATTTTTGCTTCAATATACATTTTATCTGCCCATTCAGGCTGAATTTCATTAAGTTCAACTTCTTTATCATCCATAAAAAAATTATTCATAAAAGCTAAAGGATAAACACAGTCTATATCTGAATCTATTTTGAAATTTTCATCATTTATATCTTTAATTTTTATTTCTGTGCCGTTATAAACCTTTACTCTTTTATATAAGTCATCAAATTCTATTCTGCTTCCATACTTTCTACTATAAAACTGTTTGGTCATTTCTTTATACTCAGATCTGCTATTTTTAAATGTGTATTCTGCACTGCAGCTATAATTTTCTACATTTTTTAAATTGTTCACAATTTCAGAATCTGATGGTGTTACCATTTTTCTTGAAATAATAATACACGAAATTATTATTATAGGAATCATAAGTAGAACAATTTTAGGCACATTCCTTTTGATGCTTTCTTTATTAATTTTCATTAAATATCCTCCGAATTTCAAATACTATATATACTAATCATTATGAAAATCAAAAGATATTTATTCTTATTTTAGTAGATTTTCAATCTCTTTAGGAAGATTTGATATTATATCTCTCGCATTTACTATGTAAGAACTTTGTGCAATAGTGTCTGCTATATTTCCATGTATATATGCTCCAAGCACAGCAGCATTAACTGGAGACATTTTCTGCGATAACAATGCATTTATTATCCCAGTTAATGCATCACCCATTCCCCCTGATGCCATTTTGCTATTTCCTGTTTTATTAATATAAGTATCATTGCCATCAGTAATTACAGTATTATATCCTTTAAGAAGTACCACAATACCATATTTTTTAGCTATGCTTTTTGCTATACCAATTCTATCTGATTCTACACTCTCTATTGTAGTATCAGCAAGTCTTGCCATTTCTCCAGGATGAGGAGTAATGACTGTTCTGTTTTTTAGTTTTGTAAATAATTCTTTATTTCTACTTAAAATAGTAATTCCATCTGCATCTATAACAAGATTACAATTACTATTTTCAATTACTTTTTTCAAAAAGTTTTCCTCCAAGATAGAAAACCCAAATCCAGGTCCAAAAGCAATTGAATCAGCTGCTTTTATTTTTTTTATAACATTTTCATCTTCTAACCCCATTGTCATCGCTTCAATTAACTTAGATGACATTAAGTTTTTTATATTCGGATGTGTAATAAGTGTCGTAAGACCTGCTCCAGCTCTTACTGTACACTCAGTACATATAAATGCTGCTCCCGTAAAACTATCTTTGCCAGAAACAATTACCGCATTACCATAATTTCCTTTATGTCCATATATCTTTCTACATGGAATTAAATATTTATATTCATCTCTCTCCATTATATAAATAT
It includes:
- a CDS encoding germination lipoprotein GerS-related protein; translated protein: MKINKESIKRNVPKIVLLMIPIIIISCIIISRKMVTPSDSEIVNNLKNVENYSCSAEYTFKNSRSEYKEMTKQFYSRKYGSRIEFDDLYKRVKVYNGTEIKIKDINDENFKIDSDIDCVYPLAFMNNFFMDDKEVELNEIQPEWADKMYIEAKINYNSKNSYFYVAKLYIDKNTKSPEMLIITDENKNERIIIRYTNFKIEKELDSDLF
- a CDS encoding NAD(P)H-hydrate dehydratase, with product MIDVLSSKNCRMQDKETIERVGIPSVVLMENAALKIFYDIKDKGNKFLIFCGTGNNGGDGLAIARHLIETKKEVIVYIVGNIKKLSNENKIYLNILNNIMEIKNIRNIADTLENYDDVIKEVEQNDIIIDAMFGTGLSRNLSQMYVKLIDIINDYGKYKVSIDIPSGLDCDTGKIYKAAVHADTTYTIENMKLAFLIYNAIEYIGNIKIIKIGIPDKVKRKFSENIYIMERDEYKYLIPCRKIYGHKGNYGNAVIVSGKDSFTGAAFICTECTVRAGAGLTTLITHPNIKNLMSSKLIEAMTMGLEDENVIKKIKAADSIAFGPGFGFSILEENFLKKVIENSNCNLVIDADGITILSRNKELFTKLKNRTVITPHPGEMARLADTTIESVESDRIGIAKSIAKKYGIVVLLKGYNTVITDGNDTYINKTGNSKMASGGMGDALTGIINALLSQKMSPVNAAVLGAYIHGNIADTIAQSSYIVNARDIISNLPKEIENLLK